From a region of the Nonlabens sp. Hel1_33_55 genome:
- a CDS encoding tetratricopeptide repeat protein: MRNTLIILISILFFGCGAKKQTATKSNDIFAEAQEMIKNEQWKQAEERLNTLITLYPNNADLYFKRGYVREMDLRYEECIPDFTKAISLKPSMHTARTNRGFAYRNLEQYEKAIADFTAELAVNPNAYSYEHRSQVYYLTKEYGKALTDVNKSIQKDPNNSISFKTRALIYKATDLKKEACADKQTALELNILEKYPKYETDISELVEYCRE; this comes from the coding sequence ATGAGAAATACATTAATAATTCTGATTTCAATATTATTTTTTGGCTGTGGAGCGAAAAAACAAACTGCAACTAAATCGAATGACATTTTTGCAGAAGCACAAGAAATGATTAAAAATGAACAATGGAAACAAGCGGAAGAAAGGCTAAATACATTGATAACTTTATATCCAAATAATGCTGATTTATATTTTAAGCGTGGATACGTTCGAGAAATGGATTTGAGATACGAAGAATGTATTCCTGACTTTACAAAAGCTATTTCTTTAAAGCCAAGTATGCACACAGCTCGAACCAATCGTGGATTTGCATATCGAAATTTGGAGCAATACGAAAAAGCTATTGCAGATTTTACGGCTGAACTTGCTGTAAATCCAAACGCATATTCTTACGAACATAGAAGTCAAGTTTACTATTTGACGAAAGAATATGGAAAAGCTTTGACGGACGTAAACAAATCAATACAAAAAGACCCAAATAACTCAATTTCATTTAAGACCAGAGCATTAATTTACAAAGCGACTGATTTAAAAAAAGAAGCCTGTGCCGATAAACAAACTGCGTTAGAACTAAATATTTTAGAAAAATATCCAAAATACGAAACAGATATTTCGGAATTGGTTGAATACTGTCGCGAATAA
- a CDS encoding ankyrin repeat domain-containing protein codes for MSLFKGLFSSNKSEKEFGIELFRALYEPNKQKVIELITKGKIDLNGYLDNSNSILINAVNCSSEFQDSKEQLDLINYLLENNADVNYKNDNGFNALHIALSYHNLSKTSLLLINSGNPNINDAENKNGNSPIFTAIREYGLTWRDEQKEVNQLRFEIIKELLNRGADLDQKNKHGISSRKWLETIAENDKLHNLIKEYDGK; via the coding sequence ATGAGCTTATTCAAAGGTTTGTTTTCTTCAAATAAGTCTGAAAAAGAGTTCGGAATTGAACTTTTTAGAGCATTGTACGAACCGAACAAACAAAAGGTTATTGAACTGATAACAAAAGGTAAGATTGACCTAAACGGATATTTAGATAATTCAAATTCAATTCTTATCAATGCAGTAAACTGTTCGTCTGAATTTCAAGACTCAAAAGAACAGTTAGATTTAATAAACTACCTGCTCGAAAATAATGCGGATGTAAATTATAAAAACGATAACGGATTTAATGCCTTACATATCGCTCTATCATATCATAATCTTTCAAAAACTTCTTTACTTCTTATTAATAGTGGAAATCCTAATATAAATGATGCGGAAAATAAAAATGGAAATAGTCCTATATTTACTGCAATTCGTGAATATGGATTGACTTGGCGGGATGAACAGAAAGAGGTCAATCAATTAAGATTTGAGATTATTAAAGAATTATTGAATCGTGGTGCTGATTTAGACCAAAAAAACAAGCACGGAATTTCATCGAGAAAATGGCTTGAGACCATTGCCGAAAATGATAAATTGCATAATCTGATTAAAGAATATGACGGAAAATAA
- a CDS encoding DUF4831 family protein yields the protein MKKTIYLLFTCLVLISCSKSLYTSTYETDKQGVSYNLPKNLLKVEVVYTINEPRYIDNGEDKKLVGEFPKITIEDPVSISTVLVADKSKTYLITSNEISNSFFLKSDIDIKLSDNGLLSSIDSDVDDNSIDFAENIVISSAKLAKTLAVPGFHKGSPFLDDQIEATRKEIYDFIIKIQRDIIKIKKKEDLELALKKVDFYKSQIEWSLKNFKTYYKKTKLKYTIIIDPTEKYTKKGVSSIVENSKIYHNIFPTHIFPDGSEFNDTISIELPQTKENLFDPLKGKEQVQGIVYRAPSNVNIDITSNKNLLGTTSIYLAQFGKTSVIPVDSKKGGKKKTSLVFSSVTGGLVNQKVVAGSSSEKLSKSIKNSVDAVSETIEYLKFEAEIKELTKEKSIKDLKDSLKEPEKVEEESETEFERILRETKEKQQILELELLIKQIQKQIEKLEEDSE from the coding sequence ATGAAAAAAACTATCTATTTATTATTTACCTGTTTAGTATTAATTTCTTGTAGTAAAAGTCTTTATACTTCAACTTATGAAACAGATAAACAAGGAGTCTCATATAATTTGCCTAAAAACTTACTAAAAGTTGAAGTCGTTTACACGATAAATGAACCTCGATACATAGATAATGGAGAAGATAAAAAACTTGTTGGAGAATTTCCCAAAATAACAATAGAAGACCCTGTATCTATTTCTACAGTTTTGGTTGCTGACAAATCAAAAACATACCTTATCACCTCTAATGAAATATCTAATAGTTTCTTTTTGAAATCTGATATAGATATAAAACTTTCCGATAATGGACTTTTATCTTCAATTGATTCAGACGTCGATGACAATTCAATTGATTTTGCTGAAAACATTGTGATATCAAGTGCGAAATTGGCTAAAACTTTAGCAGTACCAGGATTTCATAAAGGTTCACCTTTTTTAGATGACCAAATAGAAGCGACTAGAAAGGAAATTTATGATTTTATTATAAAAATACAGAGAGATATTATCAAAATAAAAAAGAAAGAAGATTTAGAGCTTGCGTTGAAAAAAGTTGATTTTTATAAAAGTCAAATTGAATGGAGCTTGAAGAATTTTAAAACATATTACAAGAAAACAAAATTAAAATACACTATTATCATTGACCCAACAGAGAAGTACACGAAAAAAGGTGTTTCATCAATTGTGGAAAATAGTAAAATATATCACAACATATTCCCTACACATATTTTTCCCGACGGAAGCGAATTTAATGATACAATTTCTATCGAATTACCTCAAACAAAAGAAAATCTATTCGACCCATTAAAAGGAAAAGAACAAGTGCAAGGAATTGTATACAGAGCACCATCAAATGTGAATATAGACATAACCTCAAATAAAAATTTATTAGGTACTACATCTATTTATTTAGCTCAATTTGGAAAGACCTCTGTAATTCCAGTAGATTCTAAAAAAGGTGGAAAAAAGAAAACATCCCTTGTTTTTAGTTCTGTAACAGGTGGTTTAGTTAATCAAAAAGTTGTTGCTGGTAGTTCTTCTGAAAAATTATCAAAATCTATAAAAAATTCTGTCGATGCTGTTAGCGAAACTATTGAATACTTAAAATTTGAGGCGGAAATAAAAGAATTAACAAAAGAAAAATCAATAAAAGACCTGAAAGACTCTTTAAAAGAGCCTGAAAAAGTCGAAGAAGAAAGTGAAACGGAATTTGAAAGAATTTTAAGGGAAACAAAAGAAAAACAACAAATATTAGAGCTGGAGTTACTTATAAAACAAATTCAAAAACAAATTGAAAAATTAGAAGAAGACAGTGAATAA
- a CDS encoding TPM domain-containing protein, translating into MKIGTKILILFLTLNFLSCKGIAQETETKKPTTEIDFSDKEKSSIPKPIGIINDYGQIFTESQRTELSKILYDYNIETTRQIVVVTVDSIKSYNDIQKFATDLGQTWGVGTAEKNNGLTIVVCNPCRQIGIATGTGTELILTDEVCKKVIDEKIIPEFKNGEFYIGIKKGMIELIEKWK; encoded by the coding sequence ATGAAAATCGGAACTAAAATATTAATCCTTTTCTTGACTTTAAATTTTCTTTCTTGCAAAGGAATTGCTCAAGAAACGGAAACTAAAAAACCGACAACTGAAATTGATTTTTCAGACAAAGAAAAAAGTTCTATTCCGAAACCAATTGGAATTATAAATGATTACGGACAAATTTTTACGGAATCACAACGAACTGAATTATCGAAAATTCTTTACGATTACAATATTGAAACGACAAGACAAATTGTTGTGGTTACAGTTGACAGCATAAAATCATATAACGATATCCAAAAATTCGCAACGGATTTAGGACAAACTTGGGGAGTTGGAACGGCTGAAAAAAATAACGGATTGACAATAGTTGTGTGTAATCCTTGCAGACAAATCGGAATTGCAACTGGAACTGGAACTGAATTGATTTTGACTGACGAAGTTTGTAAAAAAGTAATTGACGAAAAAATAATACCTGAATTTAAAAACGGAGAATTTTATATCGGAATTAAAAAAGGCATGATAGAATTAATAGAAAAGTGGAAATAA
- a CDS encoding PIN domain-containing protein, whose protein sequence is MTDVILDTNIWISHIAKDKPNGIFDSFKSQVDNGEIFLLINDIILDEWQRNKSNTIRDITNEIKSSSKNALRMKTFLDENGKQKIDELLSDYNSKEEERIKLAEQRIEQVEKLMTNATKVIVTNEMKIRVADWALEKRAPFKQKSNSVGDALILLSTVEHRNSDSTSHFRPGFFISFNHTDYAQRENSDEIHEDLQELLDGANLSYKRNIGEVLSLTPELNAEVESYIDYQVESYMEDQAEIRRGK, encoded by the coding sequence ATGACCGATGTAATTTTAGATACTAATATTTGGATTTCACATATAGCAAAGGATAAACCTAATGGAATATTTGATTCTTTTAAAAGTCAAGTAGATAATGGAGAAATCTTTCTTTTGATTAATGATATTATTCTTGATGAATGGCAAAGAAATAAAAGCAATACAATTCGAGATATTACTAATGAAATCAAATCAAGTTCAAAAAATGCACTTCGAATGAAAACATTTCTCGACGAAAATGGAAAACAAAAAATTGATGAATTGTTAAGTGATTATAATTCAAAAGAAGAGGAGCGAATAAAATTGGCCGAACAAAGAATCGAACAAGTAGAAAAATTAATGACTAACGCAACGAAAGTAATTGTAACTAATGAAATGAAAATTCGAGTTGCAGATTGGGCATTAGAGAAAAGAGCGCCATTTAAACAAAAATCTAATAGTGTTGGAGATGCTTTAATTTTGTTAAGTACAGTAGAGCATCGTAATTCCGATAGTACTTCTCATTTTCGTCCAGGTTTTTTTATCTCTTTCAATCACACAGATTATGCACAGAGAGAAAACTCTGATGAAATTCACGAAGATTTACAAGAATTATTGGATGGAGCAAATCTATCCTACAAAAGGAATATCGGAGAAGTTTTGAGCCTAACACCTGAATTAAACGCTGAAGTAGAATCATATATTGACTATCAAGTGGAGTCGTATATGGAAGACCAAGCAGAAATAAGGCGTGGGAAATAA